One Cellulomonas taurus genomic region harbors:
- the rpsH gene encoding 30S ribosomal protein S8 codes for MTMTDPIADFLTRLRNANSAHHDEVTIPFSKLKSHIAEILQAEGYISGWTVEDARVGKNLVISLKYGPNRERALVGIKRVSKPGLRVYKKSTDLPKVLGGLGVAILSTSSGLLTDKQAAQKGVGGEVLAYVW; via the coding sequence ATGACGATGACCGACCCGATCGCAGACTTCCTGACCCGTCTGCGGAACGCGAACTCGGCGCACCACGACGAGGTCACGATTCCGTTCTCGAAGCTGAAGTCCCACATCGCGGAGATCCTCCAGGCGGAGGGTTACATCTCCGGCTGGACCGTCGAGGACGCCCGCGTGGGCAAGAACCTCGTGATCTCCCTCAAGTACGGCCCGAACCGCGAGCGTGCGCTCGTCGGTATCAAGCGCGTGTCGAAGCCCGGTCTCCGGGTCTACAAGAAGTCCACCGACCTGCCCAAGGTGCTCGGCGGCCTGGGCGTGGCGATCCTGTCCACGTCCTCCGGTCTGCTCACCGACAAGCAGGCAGCCCAGAAGGGCGTGGGTGGGGAAGTCCTCGCCTACGTCTGGTAA
- a CDS encoding type Z 30S ribosomal protein S14, with product MAKTALINKAAGKQKFAVRSYTRCQRCGRPHSVYRKFGLCRICLREMAHAGQLPGVTKSSW from the coding sequence ATGGCGAAGACCGCCCTGATCAACAAGGCCGCGGGCAAGCAGAAGTTCGCCGTGCGGTCCTACACCCGGTGCCAGCGGTGCGGTCGTCCGCACTCCGTGTACCGCAAGTTCGGGCTGTGCCGGATCTGCCTGCGGGAGATGGCCCACGCCGGCCAGCTCCCCGGTGTGACCAAGAGCAGCTGGTAA
- the rplE gene encoding 50S ribosomal protein L5, whose product MTAETTYPMPRLKTRYNEEIRSTLRSEFNHENINQVARLVKVVVNMGVGDAAKDSKLIEGAIRDLQQITGQKPQVTKARKSIAQFKLREGMPIGAHVTLRGDRAWEFLDRLLSTALPRIRDFRGLSAKQFDGHGNYTFGLTEQSMFHEIDQDKIDRVRGMDITVVTTATTDAEGRALLKHLGFPFKED is encoded by the coding sequence ATGACCGCCGAGACCACCTACCCGATGCCGCGTCTGAAGACCCGGTACAACGAGGAGATCCGCTCGACGCTCCGCTCCGAGTTCAACCACGAGAACATCAACCAGGTCGCGCGCCTGGTGAAGGTTGTCGTGAACATGGGCGTGGGCGACGCGGCGAAGGACTCGAAGCTGATCGAGGGCGCGATCCGCGACCTCCAGCAGATCACCGGTCAGAAGCCGCAGGTGACCAAGGCTCGCAAGTCCATCGCGCAGTTCAAGCTGCGTGAGGGCATGCCGATCGGCGCGCACGTCACGCTGCGCGGCGACCGGGCGTGGGAGTTCCTGGACCGCCTGCTGTCCACCGCTCTGCCCCGCATCCGCGACTTCCGCGGACTGTCGGCCAAGCAGTTCGATGGCCACGGCAACTACACCTTCGGTCTCACGGAGCAGTCGATGTTCCACGAGATCGACCAGGACAAGATCGACCGTGTCCGCGGTATGGACATCACGGTCGTCACCACCGCGACCACCGACGCGGAGGGCCGGGCGCTGCTGAAGCACCTGGGCTTCCCCTTCAAGGAGGACTGA
- the rplX gene encoding 50S ribosomal protein L24, with translation MAKIKKGDLVVVISGSRKDRGKQGRVLEVLTDRDRVLVEGIHRVTKHVKVGQSQRGSRTGGIETVEAPIHISNVMLVDPETKRGTRVGYRTEQVERDGRTRTVRVRVAKRSGKDI, from the coding sequence ATGGCGAAGATCAAGAAGGGCGATCTCGTGGTCGTCATCTCGGGTTCGCGCAAGGACCGGGGCAAGCAGGGCCGTGTGCTCGAGGTGCTGACGGACCGGGACCGCGTGCTCGTCGAGGGCATCCACCGCGTCACCAAGCACGTCAAGGTCGGGCAGTCGCAGCGCGGCTCCCGCACCGGTGGCATCGAGACGGTCGAAGCGCCCATCCACATCAGCAACGTGATGCTGGTCGACCCCGAGACCAAGCGCGGTACCCGGGTCGGCTACCGCACCGAGCAGGTCGAGCGTGACGGCCGGACCCGCACTGTGCGGGTCCGCGTCGCCAAGCGCTCCGGTAAGGACATCTGA
- the rplN gene encoding 50S ribosomal protein L14, whose translation MIQQESRLRVADNTGAKEILCIRVLGGSGRRYAGIGDVIVATVKDAIPGGNVKKGDVVKAVVVRTRKERRRQDGSYIKFDENAAVILKNDGEPRGTRIFGPVGRELRDKRFMKIISLAPEVI comes from the coding sequence ATGATTCAGCAGGAGTCGCGACTTCGGGTCGCCGACAACACGGGTGCCAAGGAGATTCTCTGCATCCGTGTTCTCGGTGGGTCCGGCCGTCGCTACGCCGGTATCGGTGACGTGATCGTCGCCACCGTCAAGGATGCGATCCCGGGCGGCAACGTGAAGAAGGGCGACGTCGTCAAGGCGGTCGTCGTGCGCACCCGCAAGGAGCGCCGGCGCCAGGACGGCTCGTACATCAAGTTCGACGAGAACGCTGCGGTGATCCTCAAGAACGACGGCGAGCCGCGAGGCACCCGCATCTTCGGCCCCGTGGGCCGCGAGCTGCGTGACAAGCGGTTCATGAAGATCATCTCGCTGGCTCCGGAGGTGATCTGA
- the rpsQ gene encoding 30S ribosomal protein S17: protein MSEKNNAAATTTELAPEARPYRKTRRGYVVSDKMDKTVVVEVEDRVKHPLYGKVIRRTSKVKVHDEASQAGIGDLVVIMETRPLSATKRWRLVEILEKAK, encoded by the coding sequence ATGAGCGAGAAGAACAACGCTGCCGCGACCACCACTGAGCTCGCGCCCGAGGCGCGTCCGTACCGCAAGACGCGGCGCGGCTACGTGGTCAGCGACAAGATGGACAAGACCGTCGTGGTCGAGGTCGAGGACCGGGTCAAGCACCCGCTCTACGGCAAGGTCATCCGGCGGACCAGCAAGGTCAAGGTCCACGACGAGGCCTCGCAGGCCGGCATCGGTGACCTGGTCGTGATCATGGAGACCCGCCCGCTGTCCGCCACCAAGCGGTGGCGTCTGGTGGAGATCCTCGAGAAGGCGAAGTAA
- the rpmC gene encoding 50S ribosomal protein L29, with translation MAIGTKDLAPSELDAFDDERLVAELKKAKEELFNLRFQSATGQLESHGRLKAVRRDIARIYTILRERELGIRTAPSASE, from the coding sequence ATGGCTATCGGCACCAAGGACCTGGCTCCCAGCGAGCTGGACGCCTTTGACGACGAGCGCCTCGTGGCCGAGCTGAAGAAGGCCAAGGAGGAGCTGTTCAACCTGCGCTTCCAGTCGGCCACCGGTCAGCTCGAGAGCCACGGGCGTCTCAAGGCCGTGCGTCGCGACATCGCCCGGATCTACACGATCCTGCGCGAGCGCGAGCTCGGCATCCGGACCGCGCCGAGCGCGAGCGAGTGA
- the rplP gene encoding 50S ribosomal protein L16, whose product MLIPRRLKHRKQHHPKRSGAATGGTTIAFGDFGIQALEPAYVTNRQIEAARIAMTRHIKRGGKVWINIYPDRPLTKKPAETRMGSGKGSPEWWIANVKPGRVMFELAGVPEPLAREAMRRAQHKLPMKTRFVVREGGN is encoded by the coding sequence GTGCTGATCCCGCGTCGGCTGAAGCACCGCAAGCAGCACCACCCGAAGCGCTCCGGCGCTGCCACGGGTGGCACCACGATCGCGTTCGGCGACTTCGGCATCCAGGCTCTCGAGCCCGCCTACGTCACCAACCGGCAGATCGAGGCTGCTCGTATCGCAATGACCCGCCACATCAAGCGTGGCGGAAAGGTCTGGATCAACATCTATCCGGACCGCCCGCTCACCAAGAAGCCTGCCGAGACCCGCATGGGTTCCGGTAAGGGTTCGCCGGAGTGGTGGATTGCCAACGTCAAGCCGGGTCGAGTGATGTTCGAGCTCGCCGGTGTCCCGGAGCCGCTGGCGCGCGAGGCCATGCGTCGCGCCCAGCACAAGCTCCCGATGAAGACCCGTTTCGTGGTTCGCGAGGGTGGTAACTGA
- the rpsC gene encoding 30S ribosomal protein S3, with protein MGQKVNPLGYRLGITTDHRSRWFADSTKPGQRYRDYVREDVQIRKLMSTGLERAGIAKVEIERTRDRVRVDIHTARPGIVIGRRGAEADRIRGELEKLTGKQVQLNILEVKNAEIEAQLVAQGIAEQLASRVSFRRAMRKGIQSAQRAGAKGIRVQVSGRLGGAEMSRTEFYREGRVPLHTLRANIDYGFYEARTTFGRIGVKVWVYKGDMTEREFAREQASQAPRSQGRGRGERGDRGGDRGPRGGGRRNERSDAPRAAESEAPAATAAPETGTEA; from the coding sequence GTGGGACAGAAGGTCAACCCGCTCGGGTACCGCCTGGGCATCACGACCGACCACCGCTCTCGGTGGTTCGCCGACTCGACCAAGCCGGGTCAGCGGTACCGCGACTACGTCCGTGAGGACGTCCAGATCCGGAAGCTCATGAGCACCGGTCTGGAGCGCGCGGGCATCGCCAAGGTGGAGATCGAGCGCACCCGTGACCGGGTTCGCGTCGACATCCACACCGCGCGTCCGGGCATCGTCATCGGTCGCCGTGGCGCCGAGGCGGACCGCATCCGTGGCGAGCTGGAGAAGCTCACCGGCAAGCAGGTGCAGCTGAACATCCTCGAGGTGAAGAACGCCGAGATCGAGGCTCAGCTGGTTGCCCAGGGCATCGCCGAGCAGCTCGCCTCCCGTGTGTCCTTCCGCCGTGCGATGCGCAAGGGCATTCAGTCCGCGCAGCGTGCCGGTGCCAAGGGCATCCGGGTGCAGGTCTCCGGCCGCCTCGGTGGCGCGGAGATGAGCCGTACCGAGTTCTACCGCGAGGGGCGCGTGCCGCTGCACACCCTGCGCGCGAACATCGACTACGGCTTCTACGAGGCCCGCACCACCTTCGGCCGCATCGGCGTGAAGGTCTGGGTCTACAAGGGCGACATGACTGAGCGCGAGTTCGCTCGTGAGCAGGCGTCGCAGGCACCGCGTTCGCAGGGCCGTGGCCGCGGCGAGCGTGGCGACCGTGGCGGAGACCGTGGTCCCCGTGGCGGTGGCCGTCGCAACGAGCGTTCCGACGCTCCGCGTGCGGCCGAGTCCGAGGCTCCTGCAGCGACCGCCGCTCCTGAGACCGGAACGGAGGCCTGA
- the rplV gene encoding 50S ribosomal protein L22 has product MEAKAKARFVRVTPQKARRVVDLIRGKQAGEAVQVLKFAPQAAGETVLKVVESAIANARELAKRDGERFDEGTLYVAEAFVDEGPTLKRFRPRAQGRASQILKRTSHITVVVAERETKGRA; this is encoded by the coding sequence ATGGAAGCCAAGGCGAAGGCGCGGTTCGTCCGCGTCACGCCCCAGAAGGCCCGGCGCGTCGTGGACCTCATCCGTGGCAAGCAGGCCGGCGAGGCCGTGCAGGTGCTGAAGTTCGCACCGCAGGCCGCGGGTGAGACGGTCCTCAAGGTCGTCGAGTCCGCAATCGCTAACGCCCGTGAGCTCGCAAAGCGGGACGGGGAGCGATTCGACGAGGGCACCTTGTACGTCGCAGAGGCGTTCGTCGACGAGGGTCCGACCCTCAAGCGGTTCCGCCCCCGGGCGCAGGGCCGCGCGAGCCAGATCCTCAAGCGGACGAGCCACATCACCGTGGTCGTCGCTGAGCGTGAGACGAAGGGAAGGGCCTGA
- the rpsS gene encoding 30S ribosomal protein S19, with the protein MPRSLKKGPFVDGHLQKKVDAQNAAGSKNVIKTWSRRSVITPDFLGHTFAVHDGRKHTPVFVTEAMVGHKLGEFAPTRTFRGHEKDDRKGRRR; encoded by the coding sequence ATGCCTCGCAGCTTGAAGAAGGGGCCCTTCGTCGACGGGCACCTGCAGAAGAAGGTCGACGCGCAGAATGCGGCCGGCTCCAAGAACGTCATCAAGACCTGGTCCCGCCGTTCGGTCATCACGCCGGACTTCCTGGGCCACACGTTCGCGGTGCACGACGGTCGTAAGCACACGCCGGTGTTCGTGACGGAGGCGATGGTCGGGCACAAGCTCGGCGAGTTCGCCCCCACGCGGACGTTCCGCGGCCACGAGAAGGACGACCGGAAGGGCCGTCGCCGCTGA